One bacterium DNA segment encodes these proteins:
- a CDS encoding imidazolonepropionase codes for MLLVKDIGELLTCDAADGGPLRGKAVSNPGLIKNAAIVIYDGIIVDRGQQDEIIRKYGDRITNEISADGGLVTPGLVDPHTHAVFVGTRELEFEMRIQGKSYMEIAKAGGGILNTAKRVRESNEQELLESGLKYLNWSLKHGTTTIEVKSGYGLSTESELMMLRAIKELGEQSALDVVSTFLGAHEVPAEFRPDGRKEYVDIVVNEMLPKVAEKRLAKFVDVFCEVGVFDLDDTKKILTRARELGFGLKIHADEIEPMGGTELGVELGAASVDHLVAVSERGIEMLAKSDTVAVLLPGTSFFLDLGKFAPARRLLDSGAIVALATDFNPGSSPTTNMPLVMSIACTKMKMTPAEAFAAATINAAKALKLEEKVGSITPGKQADLVIWNAENHRQIPYFYGENLVKMVLKRGEVVYKA; via the coding sequence ATGCTTTTAGTGAAAGATATAGGTGAGCTTCTAACCTGTGATGCTGCTGACGGTGGACCATTGCGGGGCAAGGCGGTTTCGAATCCAGGGTTAATCAAAAATGCTGCGATAGTGATATACGACGGAATCATTGTTGACCGTGGACAACAAGACGAAATCATCAGGAAGTATGGTGACAGGATAACCAACGAAATCAGCGCAGATGGAGGACTTGTTACTCCTGGATTAGTAGACCCTCACACGCATGCCGTTTTTGTCGGCACGAGGGAGCTTGAATTTGAGATGCGGATTCAGGGCAAAAGTTACATGGAGATAGCAAAAGCTGGGGGTGGCATTCTTAATACCGCAAAGCGAGTTCGCGAAAGCAACGAGCAGGAACTTTTAGAGAGTGGATTAAAGTATTTAAATTGGTCGTTGAAGCACGGGACAACTACTATCGAGGTGAAAAGCGGATACGGTTTGTCAACTGAGTCTGAGCTCATGATGCTTCGTGCTATAAAGGAACTTGGGGAACAGTCTGCACTCGATGTTGTATCCACATTTTTGGGCGCGCACGAAGTTCCAGCGGAGTTCAGACCGGACGGGAGAAAAGAGTATGTCGATATCGTGGTTAATGAAATGCTGCCAAAAGTTGCTGAGAAGCGTCTGGCTAAATTTGTGGATGTTTTTTGTGAAGTGGGCGTTTTTGACCTTGACGATACGAAAAAAATTCTTACCCGCGCGAGGGAGCTTGGTTTTGGACTAAAAATTCACGCCGATGAGATTGAGCCTATGGGTGGGACAGAGCTTGGAGTTGAGCTTGGTGCTGCAAGCGTTGACCATCTCGTTGCAGTGTCGGAACGAGGGATCGAAATGCTCGCAAAATCGGATACTGTCGCGGTTTTGCTTCCCGGAACATCTTTTTTCCTCGACCTTGGTAAATTCGCTCCTGCAAGACGGCTTTTAGATTCGGGGGCGATAGTTGCCCTTGCTACGGATTTCAACCCGGGTTCTTCCCCGACGACTAACATGCCTCTCGTTATGTCTATAGCGTGCACGAAAATGAAAATGACTCCGGCTGAGGCATTCGCCGCTGCTACTATAAATGCTGCCAAAGCGTTAAAGCTTGAGGAAAAAGTGGGAAGCATTACGCCGGGTAAGCAGGCTGACCTCGTTATTTGGAATGCGGAAAACCACAGACAAATTCCTTATTTCTACGGCGAAAACCTCGTTAAAATGGTCTTAAAGAGAGGAGAGGTGGTATACAAAGCATGA
- a CDS encoding S8 family peptidase has protein sequence MKKVIIIVSAILSICFSEHFVAFRKHDYSLLFANLSEHPIDERRKIAIRLLKDFHAHAQKNLIRRLEALRANNPDKISFKPLWLLDAVIIETDRNIVNILSAEFPEYDFIVEHEQFAELSNAGHSLMAMDTFPPESLVWGIDTLHIRQAWEIYGTYGDGVLVAILDSGLEPWHSDIIGGVFENVDEGFVYNGIDDDGDSLVDDIWGYNFIDTTSHPYDDRGHGTHVSGTACGRNGIGVAPRARILPLKVLNSHGSGRPSIVWLATQFALEIGADIANYSIGWHDTTTTMKTAWRTAMTNAITAGLVIVAGAGNEGGMYGAPNNLRLPGAVPEVITVGAIDTAKNIAGFSSVGPVEWSDHPYPPGLIKPDVVAPGVGILSSIITGDRGLNSGTSMATPHVVGICALLKQLNPELTHQQIKAIIESTAVDLGPAGKDSIYGSGLVDPVEALASATSLIRFHWSSTESGTLIVMPYKLRFFGDSGVVKVPDSSQFLIFKADGFVPETLSFSVSDSIYSFSPVPVDSHMVKFVLLDFDSGALIEGWVIVDEDTHDIFGSGRIILPEIPVLVYATAPGYNMDSAVVSDTSSCAFFFLHHCIDFEDSSFFSDTGDWDWGVPSSGPDTARSGRKVWATSLADTYSNSSDSWLRTAWFDVDSGAMLCMWHWYDCEATSWGFWDGGNISADFGSGWQVIFPIGDYTCWLDSYNSIMPWEPAFSGMSLGNFWHQSVFVLQNTAPCSVRFALHFSSDDNTTRDGWYIDDFCVIARTTRKPLITSVLIDADSAVIAAYAVNSVIDSLYALSADSVVFIGERICCDTFVVTFYGDTGETIYFHIVAVDTNGRFATYPTDSMLRIIMPPVVVKEILDKNGIVIENIGDGRILCQGMDYIEVFDVMGRRLVARKLKADKFYWKFSNSGIYFIRAVKNGNVIRRKIVILK, from the coding sequence ATGAAAAAAGTTATTATTATTGTATCAGCGATTTTATCCATATGTTTCAGCGAACATTTTGTTGCCTTTCGTAAGCACGACTATAGCCTTCTTTTCGCAAATTTGTCTGAACATCCGATTGATGAAAGGCGAAAGATTGCAATAAGGTTGCTTAAGGACTTTCATGCCCATGCTCAAAAGAACCTTATCCGAAGGCTTGAAGCTCTGCGTGCTAATAATCCCGACAAAATATCTTTTAAACCTCTTTGGCTTCTTGATGCCGTGATAATTGAAACAGATAGAAACATTGTAAACATTCTTTCGGCCGAATTCCCAGAATACGATTTTATCGTTGAGCATGAACAATTCGCGGAATTGAGCAATGCAGGGCATTCATTGATGGCGATGGATACATTTCCTCCAGAAAGCCTGGTTTGGGGAATCGATACGCTTCACATCAGGCAGGCATGGGAAATTTATGGCACTTACGGTGATGGAGTTCTTGTGGCGATACTTGATTCAGGACTTGAACCGTGGCATTCAGATATTATTGGTGGTGTATTCGAGAATGTTGATGAAGGCTTCGTTTATAACGGCATCGACGATGATGGTGACAGCCTTGTGGACGACATCTGGGGATACAATTTCATCGATACAACATCGCATCCCTATGATGACCGTGGTCATGGGACACATGTTTCCGGCACTGCGTGCGGTAGAAACGGGATAGGAGTTGCTCCGCGGGCGAGGATATTGCCTTTAAAAGTTCTTAATAGTCATGGGAGTGGTCGCCCTTCGATTGTTTGGCTTGCCACGCAATTCGCGCTTGAAATTGGTGCGGATATAGCCAACTACTCGATAGGCTGGCATGACACAACCACGACGATGAAAACAGCCTGGCGAACTGCAATGACTAACGCTATAACTGCTGGATTGGTTATAGTTGCTGGAGCGGGCAATGAAGGAGGAATGTATGGTGCACCGAACAATCTGCGGCTTCCAGGTGCGGTGCCTGAGGTTATAACTGTTGGCGCCATTGATACGGCAAAGAATATCGCGGGCTTCTCAAGTGTAGGTCCTGTGGAGTGGAGCGATCATCCGTATCCACCTGGTTTAATAAAACCTGATGTGGTCGCCCCAGGTGTTGGTATATTATCGTCCATAATAACAGGCGATAGAGGTTTGAATAGCGGAACATCTATGGCTACACCTCATGTGGTTGGTATCTGTGCCCTGTTAAAGCAACTTAATCCAGAGCTGACGCACCAGCAAATAAAAGCCATAATAGAGTCAACAGCCGTAGATCTCGGTCCCGCAGGAAAGGATTCAATTTATGGAAGTGGCCTTGTGGACCCTGTTGAAGCACTTGCAAGCGCGACAAGCCTCATAAGATTTCATTGGAGCTCAACTGAGTCCGGAACGCTTATCGTAATGCCTTACAAACTTAGATTTTTCGGCGATAGCGGTGTTGTTAAAGTTCCTGATTCATCACAATTTCTGATTTTCAAGGCCGATGGATTTGTTCCTGAAACACTCTCGTTTTCAGTGAGCGATAGCATTTACTCGTTTTCACCTGTTCCAGTAGATTCTCATATGGTAAAATTCGTGCTCCTTGATTTTGATAGTGGAGCGCTTATTGAGGGTTGGGTAATAGTGGACGAGGATACGCATGATATATTTGGTTCAGGTCGAATTATACTCCCCGAAATTCCAGTGCTTGTTTATGCTACTGCCCCCGGTTACAACATGGATTCCGCTGTGGTTTCTGATACAAGTAGCTGTGCGTTTTTCTTCCTTCATCACTGCATCGACTTTGAGGATTCCAGCTTCTTTTCCGACACGGGCGATTGGGATTGGGGTGTTCCTTCTTCTGGTCCCGATACGGCAAGGAGTGGCAGAAAGGTTTGGGCTACATCGCTTGCCGATACATACTCGAATTCATCTGACTCGTGGCTCAGGACGGCTTGGTTTGATGTTGACAGTGGAGCAATGCTTTGCATGTGGCATTGGTACGACTGCGAGGCGACAAGCTGGGGTTTCTGGGATGGGGGAAATATTAGCGCTGACTTTGGTTCGGGTTGGCAGGTGATTTTCCCGATAGGTGATTATACCTGCTGGCTTGACAGTTATAATTCGATAATGCCATGGGAACCCGCATTCTCTGGCATGAGTCTTGGGAACTTTTGGCATCAGTCTGTGTTTGTATTACAGAACACAGCACCATGCTCAGTAAGATTCGCTCTTCACTTTTCGTCAGATGACAACACAACCCGCGATGGGTGGTATATTGACGATTTCTGCGTGATAGCAAGAACAACCCGCAAACCTTTAATAACAAGCGTGCTTATTGATGCTGATTCAGCCGTCATAGCTGCGTATGCAGTTAATTCTGTCATCGACTCATTATACGCTTTAAGCGCCGATAGCGTTGTATTCATTGGAGAAAGAATATGTTGTGATACATTTGTCGTAACTTTTTATGGAGACACGGGGGAAACCATTTATTTCCATATTGTGGCAGTGGACACGAACGGGAGATTCGCGACTTATCCCACCGATTCGATGCTCAGAATAATAATGCCACCAGTAGTTGTAAAAGAAATTTTGGATAAAAATGGAATCGTCATTGAAAACATTGGTGACGGAAGAATACTTTGTCAGGGTATGGATTACATCGAGGTGTTCGATGTTATGGGTAGGAGACTTGTTGCCCGAAAGTTAAAAGCCGACAAATTTTACTGGAAATTCAGCAATTCAGGGATATACTTTATAAGAGCGGTTAAAAATGGAAATGTTATAAGGAGGAAAATTGTTATTTTAAAATAA
- a CDS encoding LptE family protein, whose translation MRIKSYIYLLVIFGLFSGCYYTFTEKPYIQIKTIAVKPFENETQQYGIASLTTSLLIQKIQGSSGYSIADEERADGIIEGKIIYYSREVNTYDAQENPLDYIIKVRARVALIERVSGKKLFESTFEGFATFPLDGDEDKATNEAVEMLAQRIYEKLKGG comes from the coding sequence ATGAGAATTAAATCTTATATATATTTGCTCGTGATTTTCGGACTATTCTCTGGTTGCTACTATACATTTACGGAAAAGCCATATATTCAAATTAAAACCATAGCCGTGAAACCTTTCGAAAACGAGACCCAGCAATACGGTATTGCCTCACTAACGACAAGCCTTCTTATACAAAAGATTCAGGGGTCGAGTGGCTATTCTATCGCTGATGAGGAGCGCGCTGACGGTATTATTGAAGGTAAAATAATCTACTATTCACGAGAGGTAAATACATATGATGCTCAGGAGAATCCGCTGGATTACATAATAAAAGTCCGCGCACGGGTGGCGCTTATCGAACGAGTCAGCGGGAAAAAACTTTTCGAGTCCACATTTGAGGGATTCGCGACATTTCCTCTTGACGGCGACGAGGACAAAGCCACAAACGAAGCCGTCGAGATGCTCGCTCAAAGGATTTACGAGAAACTGAAGGGCGGATAA
- a CDS encoding VCBS repeat-containing protein, producing MRKIALALFILVVIQLSFGAFTLKWFYALAPSDTARPFNYDRMVYGATAAIAQLPGVNSVGGEPDDWLEIVFGSEELRNYEDTTDTSRGLWRCLDATGRLEWFKGTQTDESRSSPAILDFYGGDGLPDIIGGTTSGWNVEAMDRFGNFLWTFPSPPVLSGPYAWHSSPAVADFVPALPGLEVVIGCNAYNAITGTSHWGIWCFQADPSDRRDNGITSPGWLDYPASVAPGGTDGIDWDVIWYRQTNAPVISTPCAADMNGDGADDVIIGVGWHAPATAPVGADDGKIMCLNGTNGAVLWSVSTGDHVTASPAVADLDRDGDPEVVVGSYDGNLYFIDGDENGNGIIDPSEMEVYRGSGRIYSSAAIADVDHDGDYEIVVGLGNGLLGCFNYFPVLDSIIVKWVDTLGDSIVTSPAIAGHPDDRIPWPFFRRDAKRTGFYPYAGPWLHIFIAADKPSGAYLFDILGDGSKVDSVRIGKTVFASPVVADIDKDCNLDLVITGANYDTGWIFTIDGPDTFFCFETGITTRGCEDSILYAHITDVWAEGCSLVYATVCVYDEDSFYVHGLQLRNFNFTENGAPIIPPRLRMLNVCPPETHLVDIVFLFDFSTSMDSEITLLHLHVPEFVHALKRVDYRIAMIVFNGCPSEPSGVCKLVRTAFTGPRRCILDLTAGPDWWASDSAEFECLFRAAMTMYTWPPGTRGSGYEDQYGAIYRANSWLTFRPGAKKIFVLLTDERPIVRSTWCSPAWGPDSASLDSIIEFCRRESITVLPITPRDGEFEYVPGLEPAARRFYTGYYDLAESTGGEWFYLYSADWTVLVRSVGHEIANDSCCYLFVWPESIFCEDSIHLEVTVVNDSGAFGVDDTYYISLCPPDLKLVYPFPCGGVTTCEKQGFKYIVTNKIYGPLVPSTLVLIVNGDTLGASDPRVSVDDTSITFTPTTSWDHHDTVVFYVAHVENMNGCVASTPPCTFYVDLMPPAVIRTQPADAETMWIIDEFRIGAQLFDDFCGVDTSLVGSDNVVVLYEGDTLGFDSVHFEDSMWLFIDGLDSLAEGNYTVCILNLYDNPDYDYCPPNHMPRYCWNFYLSSSVSHIWFGDTAFAPCETAYVPLYIDSVGGAGLYSLDLWFRLNSHVMYPTGLDFRGCIARVSAGTLLSVVAGDRWYIHVEFAETVTHIDTGIVLWLKGLVNCRGHGGDYTSIIIDSARAGRGLPRLTWSHGFLIVLWRVNPWLQYIIVDRVGSASRRTLTIGGDFSATDLYDTWLDLLYLEPPPAEVDAFITMNDPSHPSVTKLSRSVQDLSPPNRWVIKTDSETLTTVHWNPIHFPDGHFELNGVLDMKRETLFVWNTSIDESLVITWSLPRPRKSDVTLVRGWNLISLPAIPTHHSPREVFPWSLGIWTYNAQTKMFYIPDLLDMGRGYWVYSTKDTSYPIAGIPVTGYCRHVYRGWNLIGGISSPVALSNVCTVPSTALIPPLYRYSTSTGSFQSVTDSLYPGVGYWALFASDAILSVPSGRGYCRLSAPPKPDWMATIEALCDGEPSRLYFGTCAYASDDLDPADEGLPPVLPQINSEPPVMYFVRDGIMLKKDISRKQVWNLILSRACDVKFEIPQGVSLVLVMPNGSLFELSGVRRLRLNAGEYKIASPDFADLPKFTLLSCKPNPFNEATTITFGLPRRMSVLVAVYDISGRLVRKLVHDKLEPGYHKLIWRPDNGVSSGVYFIELQTPDGTIYKRVLLVK from the coding sequence ATGAGAAAAATAGCATTAGCTTTATTTATTTTAGTTGTTATTCAGTTATCATTTGGTGCTTTTACCCTTAAGTGGTTTTATGCACTTGCGCCCTCCGATACGGCGAGACCGTTCAACTACGACAGGATGGTTTATGGTGCCACGGCTGCTATAGCGCAACTTCCCGGGGTTAACTCTGTGGGTGGAGAACCAGATGATTGGCTCGAAATAGTTTTTGGAAGCGAGGAGTTAAGGAATTACGAGGACACAACTGATACCTCACGAGGGCTGTGGCGTTGTCTTGATGCTACCGGTAGACTCGAATGGTTCAAAGGAACTCAGACTGATGAGTCGCGTTCGTCGCCTGCTATACTGGATTTCTATGGTGGTGACGGTTTACCCGATATTATTGGCGGCACAACGAGCGGATGGAATGTAGAGGCTATGGATAGGTTTGGCAATTTTCTGTGGACATTTCCTTCGCCGCCGGTGCTCTCGGGACCTTACGCTTGGCATTCCTCTCCCGCAGTGGCGGATTTCGTGCCCGCATTGCCCGGTCTTGAGGTGGTGATAGGTTGCAACGCATATAATGCAATAACAGGAACTTCACATTGGGGAATATGGTGTTTTCAAGCTGACCCCAGTGACAGAAGGGACAACGGAATAACCTCACCCGGCTGGCTCGACTATCCCGCTTCTGTTGCTCCGGGCGGCACTGATGGTATAGATTGGGATGTTATCTGGTATAGGCAGACTAATGCGCCTGTTATTTCGACACCTTGCGCTGCCGATATGAACGGAGATGGTGCGGATGATGTTATAATAGGCGTGGGCTGGCATGCGCCTGCTACTGCGCCCGTTGGCGCTGATGATGGCAAAATAATGTGCCTTAATGGTACTAATGGTGCCGTTTTGTGGTCCGTTTCCACTGGTGACCATGTTACTGCATCGCCTGCCGTGGCTGACCTCGATAGAGATGGCGACCCCGAAGTTGTCGTTGGTTCTTACGATGGCAACCTTTATTTCATTGACGGTGACGAGAACGGAAATGGTATTATCGACCCCTCAGAAATGGAAGTTTATAGGGGCTCCGGTCGAATATATTCTTCCGCCGCGATAGCGGATGTTGACCATGATGGCGATTACGAGATAGTCGTTGGATTGGGTAATGGTTTATTGGGTTGCTTTAATTATTTCCCGGTTCTGGATTCGATAATAGTCAAATGGGTTGACACGCTCGGGGATTCGATAGTAACCTCGCCCGCTATAGCGGGGCATCCTGATGATCGCATTCCATGGCCGTTTTTCCGTCGTGATGCAAAGAGGACTGGATTTTACCCATATGCGGGACCGTGGCTTCACATATTCATAGCAGCGGATAAGCCCTCTGGAGCGTACCTTTTTGACATACTTGGCGATGGCTCAAAAGTGGATTCTGTGAGAATTGGCAAGACTGTTTTTGCGTCACCTGTGGTAGCAGATATCGACAAGGACTGCAACCTTGACCTCGTTATAACGGGCGCTAATTACGATACAGGCTGGATTTTTACTATTGATGGTCCCGATACATTCTTCTGCTTTGAGACAGGTATAACGACGAGGGGATGTGAAGATAGTATTCTTTATGCCCATATAACCGATGTTTGGGCTGAGGGATGTTCGCTTGTTTATGCTACAGTTTGCGTGTATGATGAGGATTCGTTTTATGTTCATGGATTGCAATTAAGGAATTTTAATTTTACTGAAAATGGTGCGCCGATAATACCACCAAGATTGAGAATGTTAAATGTATGTCCACCGGAAACTCATCTTGTTGACATTGTTTTTCTTTTTGATTTTTCGACGAGCATGGATTCCGAAATAACGCTTTTGCACCTTCATGTTCCGGAATTTGTCCATGCATTAAAGCGTGTTGACTACAGGATCGCTATGATAGTTTTCAACGGATGTCCTTCAGAGCCAAGCGGCGTTTGCAAACTTGTCAGAACAGCCTTTACTGGTCCCAGAAGGTGCATTCTCGATTTAACGGCTGGTCCTGATTGGTGGGCGTCAGATTCAGCTGAATTCGAATGCCTATTCCGGGCAGCCATGACGATGTATACATGGCCACCGGGAACTCGCGGTTCTGGATACGAGGACCAATATGGCGCTATATATAGAGCAAATTCATGGTTAACATTCAGACCCGGTGCAAAGAAAATTTTCGTTCTTCTGACTGACGAAAGACCTATAGTGCGTAGCACCTGGTGTTCACCGGCATGGGGACCAGATTCAGCAAGCCTTGATTCTATAATAGAATTCTGTCGGCGGGAGAGTATAACGGTTTTGCCTATAACTCCGCGAGATGGTGAGTTCGAATATGTTCCCGGGCTTGAACCAGCAGCAAGAAGATTTTACACAGGTTACTATGACCTTGCCGAGAGTACTGGCGGTGAGTGGTTTTATCTATATTCTGCTGATTGGACTGTTTTGGTAAGGTCCGTGGGGCACGAGATAGCTAATGACTCGTGCTGTTATTTATTTGTCTGGCCTGAGTCAATATTCTGCGAGGATAGCATCCATCTTGAGGTGACTGTAGTGAACGATTCGGGCGCATTCGGCGTGGACGACACATACTACATTTCTCTTTGCCCTCCCGACCTCAAGCTCGTTTATCCGTTCCCTTGCGGTGGCGTGACAACATGCGAAAAACAGGGATTCAAGTATATTGTGACCAATAAAATTTACGGTCCATTGGTGCCGTCAACGCTGGTGCTTATCGTTAACGGTGATACGCTCGGTGCCAGTGACCCAAGAGTAAGCGTTGATGACACATCGATAACATTTACGCCGACGACGAGCTGGGACCACCACGATACGGTGGTTTTTTATGTGGCGCATGTTGAAAACATGAACGGATGCGTGGCTTCGACACCACCGTGCACATTCTATGTTGACCTTATGCCTCCAGCGGTTATACGCACTCAACCAGCAGATGCAGAAACAATGTGGATAATAGACGAGTTCCGCATTGGTGCACAACTTTTCGACGACTTCTGTGGCGTGGATACATCGCTTGTAGGAAGCGATAATGTCGTGGTTCTTTATGAGGGCGATACCCTTGGCTTTGATTCGGTGCATTTTGAGGATAGCATGTGGCTTTTCATCGACGGTTTGGACTCGCTTGCTGAGGGTAACTATACGGTTTGCATTCTTAATCTTTACGATAATCCAGACTATGATTACTGTCCTCCTAATCATATGCCCCGATATTGCTGGAATTTCTATCTCTCGTCTTCAGTCAGTCATATTTGGTTTGGTGACACAGCTTTCGCACCTTGCGAGACCGCTTATGTTCCGCTCTACATTGATAGCGTTGGTGGTGCTGGACTTTACTCGCTCGATTTGTGGTTCCGCCTTAATTCACATGTGATGTATCCTACGGGATTGGATTTTCGTGGCTGTATAGCAAGAGTCTCCGCTGGAACACTTCTTAGCGTTGTCGCTGGCGATAGGTGGTACATTCATGTTGAGTTCGCCGAGACAGTAACGCATATAGATACTGGTATTGTCCTCTGGCTTAAAGGATTGGTTAATTGTCGAGGTCATGGTGGAGACTACACATCCATAATAATAGACAGTGCCCGCGCTGGCAGGGGGCTTCCGCGTTTAACTTGGAGCCATGGATTCCTTATCGTCCTGTGGCGTGTTAATCCGTGGTTGCAGTACATAATAGTTGACCGTGTTGGTTCGGCGAGTCGCAGAACATTAACCATTGGCGGTGATTTCTCCGCTACCGACCTTTACGACACATGGCTTGATTTGCTTTACCTTGAACCGCCGCCGGCTGAAGTGGATGCGTTCATAACGATGAATGATCCTTCTCATCCATCCGTAACAAAGCTTTCACGCAGTGTTCAGGACCTGTCGCCACCCAACAGGTGGGTGATAAAAACCGATTCCGAGACCTTAACTACTGTCCACTGGAATCCGATTCATTTCCCTGATGGGCATTTTGAGCTTAACGGCGTTCTGGATATGAAGCGCGAGACGCTATTCGTTTGGAATACATCGATTGACGAGTCACTGGTTATAACCTGGAGCTTGCCGCGCCCTCGCAAAAGCGATGTAACCCTCGTTCGTGGCTGGAATCTTATTTCGCTTCCCGCGATACCTACTCATCACAGTCCGAGAGAGGTGTTCCCATGGTCGCTGGGGATTTGGACATATAACGCGCAAACGAAAATGTTCTATATCCCCGATTTGCTTGATATGGGGCGTGGATATTGGGTTTATAGCACAAAAGATACCTCATACCCTATAGCCGGGATTCCTGTTACTGGCTACTGTCGCCATGTATATCGCGGGTGGAACCTTATAGGTGGCATATCCTCGCCAGTAGCGCTGTCGAATGTTTGCACTGTGCCCTCGACCGCGTTAATACCACCACTTTACAGATACTCGACTTCTACCGGTAGTTTCCAATCCGTCACCGATAGTCTATACCCCGGGGTAGGATATTGGGCGCTTTTTGCGTCCGATGCGATTTTATCGGTTCCTTCCGGAAGAGGGTATTGCCGGCTTTCAGCGCCGCCCAAACCCGACTGGATGGCAACAATTGAAGCCCTTTGTGATGGCGAGCCCAGTAGACTTTACTTTGGCACTTGCGCGTATGCCAGTGACGATTTAGACCCTGCAGATGAAGGTTTGCCTCCAGTATTACCTCAAATTAATTCTGAACCGCCTGTTATGTACTTTGTTCGCGATGGTATCATGTTGAAAAAAGACATATCTCGTAAGCAGGTCTGGAATCTAATCTTGAGCCGGGCATGCGATGTAAAATTTGAAATACCGCAAGGTGTATCTTTAGTGCTTGTTATGCCCAACGGTTCCCTGTTCGAGCTCTCTGGAGTTCGTCGTCTGCGCTTGAATGCGGGTGAATATAAGATTGCATCTCCTGATTTTGCTGATTTGCCTAAGTTCACCTTGTTATCCTGCAAACCGAATCCATTTAACGAGGCGACTACTATAACATTTGGTCTTCCGCGCAGGATGAGTGTCTTGGTTGCAGTTTACGATATCTCGGGGAGGCTCGTTCGCAAACTTGTCCATGATAAACTTGAGCCGGGCTATCATAAGTTAATTTGGCGTCCTGATAATGGGGTCTCTTCCGGAGTTTACTTTATTGAACTTCAAACACCAGACGGAACAATCTACAAACGGGTTTTGTTGGTGAAATAA
- a CDS encoding hydrogenase maturation protease, with translation MKREIVKQLKSFLIGEWVILGIGNRLRGDDGFGSIVAERLGKVTGSERIFDGGVAPENFLGKIAKLNPKSMLILDAVVFDGEPAELRIFTPDDFGEQLTLTHGPTDFKLIKSFLGNVDIRILAANPVSVKFGAKLSPQIDKCIDDVVLTLATILVNR, from the coding sequence GGGTTATTCTTGGGATAGGCAATCGTCTTCGCGGCGATGATGGTTTTGGGTCTATTGTAGCCGAAAGACTTGGGAAAGTCACGGGTTCAGAAAGAATTTTTGACGGTGGTGTTGCCCCGGAAAATTTTTTGGGGAAGATAGCCAAGTTGAATCCAAAAAGTATGCTTATTCTTGATGCCGTGGTTTTTGATGGTGAGCCAGCAGAGCTTAGGATTTTTACGCCTGATGACTTTGGGGAGCAACTAACATTAACTCATGGACCAACCGATTTTAAGCTCATAAAATCTTTCCTCGGCAATGTTGACATAAGAATTCTTGCAGCGAATCCCGTCAGCGTAAAGTTCGGTGCAAAGTTGTCTCCTCAGATTGATAAATGCATCGACGATGTGGTTTTAACGCTTGCCACCATACTTGTTAATCGATAA